A region from the Variovorax sp. V93 genome encodes:
- the rplS gene encoding 50S ribosomal protein L19 encodes MNLIETLEQEEIARLGKKIPDFMPGDTVIVSVSVVEGTRKRVQAYEGVVIAKRNRGLNSGFTVRKISSGEGVERTFQTYSPLIAGIEVKRRGDVRRAKLYYLRERSGRSARIKEKLPGKSQAASAAK; translated from the coding sequence ATGAACCTCATCGAAACCCTCGAGCAGGAAGAAATCGCCCGCCTCGGCAAGAAGATCCCCGATTTCATGCCCGGTGACACGGTCATCGTCAGCGTGAGCGTCGTCGAAGGCACCCGCAAGCGCGTGCAGGCCTACGAAGGCGTCGTGATCGCCAAGCGCAATCGCGGCCTCAACAGCGGCTTCACGGTGCGCAAGATCTCCAGCGGCGAAGGCGTGGAGCGTACGTTCCAGACCTACAGCCCGCTGATCGCCGGCATCGAAGTCAAGCGCCGCGGCGATGTCCGCCGCGCCAAGCTGTACTACCTGCGCGAGCGCAGCGGCCGTTCGGCACGCATCAAGGAAAAGCTGCCGGGCAAGTCGCAAGCAGCATCGGCCGCCAAGTAA
- a CDS encoding CoA pyrophosphatase, producing MQFAPVEPVNAVVPPTLLPFDPREAPVVGGPDGLPAVATAQLTTESLRRRFAAPPEWTPELRREPRLTDRVPAQAAVLVPIVQRPQGATVLLTERTAHLSNHSGQVAFPGGRVDPEDANIAAAALREAWEEVGLSAQYIEVLGSLPTYTTITSFIVTPVVALVKPEFELTINPYEVALAFEVPLAWLMDPANHRRHTVPAPDGTRREWYSMPYRDGTEERFVWGATAGMLRNLYRFLSA from the coding sequence ATGCAATTCGCTCCCGTCGAACCCGTCAATGCCGTGGTGCCGCCCACGCTGCTGCCGTTCGACCCGCGCGAGGCGCCTGTGGTCGGCGGCCCCGATGGCCTGCCGGCCGTGGCCACCGCGCAGTTGACCACCGAGTCCCTGCGCAGGCGCTTTGCCGCGCCGCCCGAGTGGACGCCCGAATTGCGGCGCGAGCCGCGCCTGACCGACCGTGTCCCGGCGCAGGCGGCCGTGCTGGTGCCCATCGTGCAGCGCCCGCAAGGCGCTACCGTGCTGCTGACCGAACGCACGGCGCATTTGTCCAATCATTCGGGGCAGGTGGCGTTTCCGGGCGGGCGCGTCGACCCCGAGGACGCCAACATCGCGGCGGCCGCACTGCGCGAGGCCTGGGAAGAGGTGGGACTCTCGGCCCAGTACATCGAAGTGCTTGGCAGCCTTCCGACCTACACCACCATCACCTCGTTCATCGTGACGCCCGTGGTCGCGCTGGTGAAGCCCGAATTCGAGCTCACCATCAACCCCTACGAAGTGGCGCTGGCCTTCGAGGTGCCGCTGGCCTGGCTCATGGACCCGGCCAACCATCGCCGCCATACCGTGCCCGCGCCCGACGGCACCCGCCGCGAGTGGTATTCGATGCCCTACCGGGACGGGACCGAAGAGCGCTTCGTCTGGGGCGCCACCGCGGGCATGCTGCGCAATCTCTATCGTTTCCTCAGCGCCTGA
- a CDS encoding CobD/CbiB family protein, whose product MSFFAILCALLIEQVRPLASHNPVYAGVLAWTRWTSRNFDAGKPHHGWVAWGLAVLMPTLMTLGIHLLLVFTVGLPFAVLWSIAVLYVTLGFRQFSHHFTDIRDALDEGDEPLARSLLAHWQGVDAAELPRSEIVRHVIEHSVIAAHRHVFGVLAWFSVLAALGLGPAGAVFYRMSEFVSRYWHHKNGAAVQPSSVSVQRAAERAWHAIDWLPARITALGFAVVGSFEEAIDCWRNDARRFPSENDGVILAATSGAVNVRLGGGALSPIPVTDPLPRAQAGDSMADGRRLDSGSTPGREPEPGHLRSVVGLVWRSVVMWMVLLALLTLARLLG is encoded by the coding sequence ATGAGCTTCTTTGCCATCCTGTGTGCGTTGCTGATCGAGCAGGTGAGGCCGCTCGCCTCCCACAACCCGGTGTACGCCGGCGTGCTGGCCTGGACGCGCTGGACCAGCCGCAATTTCGACGCAGGCAAGCCGCACCACGGATGGGTTGCATGGGGCCTTGCGGTGCTCATGCCCACGCTGATGACGCTGGGCATCCACCTGCTGCTGGTGTTCACGGTGGGGCTGCCGTTCGCGGTGCTCTGGAGCATTGCGGTGCTCTACGTCACGCTCGGCTTCCGGCAGTTCAGCCACCATTTCACGGACATCCGCGATGCGCTCGACGAAGGCGACGAGCCGCTCGCGCGCTCGCTGCTGGCGCACTGGCAGGGCGTCGATGCGGCCGAGCTGCCGCGCAGCGAAATCGTGCGCCACGTGATCGAGCATTCGGTGATTGCGGCGCACCGCCATGTGTTCGGCGTGCTGGCCTGGTTCTCGGTGCTGGCCGCGCTCGGCTTGGGGCCGGCCGGTGCGGTGTTCTATCGCATGAGCGAATTCGTCTCGCGCTACTGGCACCACAAGAATGGCGCGGCGGTGCAGCCCTCGAGCGTCTCGGTGCAGCGGGCCGCGGAGCGCGCGTGGCACGCGATCGACTGGCTGCCCGCGCGCATCACCGCACTGGGCTTTGCCGTCGTCGGCAGCTTCGAAGAGGCGATCGACTGCTGGCGCAACGACGCGCGGCGCTTTCCGAGCGAGAACGACGGCGTGATCCTCGCGGCGACCTCGGGCGCGGTCAATGTGCGCCTGGGCGGCGGCGCGCTGAGTCCGATCCCGGTCACCGATCCGCTGCCGCGCGCGCAGGCCGGCGATTCGATGGCCGATGGCCGCCGCCTCGACAGCGGCAGCACGCCGGGCCGCGAGCCCGAGCCCGGCCACCTGCGCAGCGTGGTGGGCCTGGTGTGGCGCTCGGTGGTGATGTGGATGGTGCTGCTGGCCCTGCTCACGCTGGCCCGCCTGCTCGGCTGA
- the hisC gene encoding histidinol-phosphate transaminase, whose product MTTPAPAFWSPRIAALEPYVPGEQPRIANLVKLNTNENPYPPSPRAIDAIQQAAANGLERYPDPASLALREAVARQAGLLDGQVFAGNGSDEVLAHAFFAFFQQAEPLLMPDVSYSFYRVYAQLYGIGCELLPVDEGLRIDVDAMAARACSGCAGLVIANPNAPTGIGLPLARIEQLLAACPERVVLVDEAYVDFGGESALPLVGKYPNLLVVQTLSKSRSLAGLRVGFACGQAHLIEALVRVKDSFNSYPLDRLATAGAVAALEDEAWFQTTRDKVVDTREGLSLQLEDLGFEVLPSQANFVFARHPERDAAELAALLRERAVLVRHFRQPRIAQYLRISIGTREQCGALLQALESILGVQ is encoded by the coding sequence ATGACCACCCCCGCACCGGCCTTCTGGAGCCCGCGCATCGCCGCGCTCGAACCCTATGTGCCCGGCGAGCAGCCGCGCATCGCCAATCTCGTCAAGCTCAACACCAACGAGAACCCGTACCCGCCGTCGCCGCGCGCCATCGACGCCATCCAGCAGGCCGCGGCGAACGGCCTGGAGCGCTATCCGGATCCCGCCTCGCTCGCGCTGCGCGAAGCGGTGGCGCGGCAGGCCGGCCTGCTGGATGGCCAGGTCTTTGCGGGCAACGGCTCGGACGAGGTGCTGGCGCACGCCTTCTTCGCCTTCTTCCAGCAGGCCGAGCCGCTGCTGATGCCCGATGTGAGCTACAGCTTCTACCGGGTCTATGCGCAGCTCTACGGCATCGGCTGCGAGCTGCTGCCGGTCGACGAAGGCCTGCGCATCGACGTCGATGCCATGGCAGCCCGCGCCTGCAGCGGCTGCGCAGGCCTGGTGATCGCCAACCCGAATGCGCCCACGGGCATCGGGCTGCCGCTCGCGCGCATCGAGCAGCTGCTCGCGGCCTGCCCCGAGCGCGTGGTGCTGGTCGACGAGGCGTACGTCGATTTCGGCGGCGAGAGCGCGCTGCCGCTCGTCGGCAAATATCCGAACCTGCTGGTGGTGCAGACCTTGTCCAAGTCGCGCTCGCTGGCCGGCCTGCGGGTCGGTTTTGCCTGCGGGCAGGCGCACCTGATCGAGGCACTGGTGCGCGTCAAGGACAGCTTCAACTCCTATCCGCTCGACCGGCTTGCCACGGCCGGTGCGGTGGCCGCGCTCGAAGACGAGGCCTGGTTCCAGACCACGCGCGACAAGGTCGTCGATACCCGCGAAGGCCTCAGCCTGCAGCTCGAAGACCTGGGCTTCGAAGTGCTGCCTTCGCAAGCCAACTTCGTGTTCGCGCGCCATCCGGAGCGCGACGCCGCCGAGCTGGCGGCGCTGCTGCGCGAGCGCGCGGTGCTGGTGCGGCACTTCAGGCAGCCGCGCATCGCGCAGTACCTGCGCATCAGCATCGGCACGCGCGAGCAGTGCGGGGCGCTGCTGCAGGCGCTCGAATCGATCCTGGGCGTTCAGTAG
- the rsgA gene encoding ribosome small subunit-dependent GTPase A, translating into MAKPGRTPAKGAGTSARILHDGLVIASHGRHCLVETPAGERLICHPRGKKSQAVVGDRVRWQASEDEGTIEEVVPRRNLFYRQDEIRTKSFAANLDHVLILIAAEPEFSEHQLARALIAAEAERITPIIALNKSDLAEPFERAWNKLAPYRRMHHGVLPLSLKASGEADYASLMKLLAGKSTLVLGPSGAGKSTLINLLVPGATALTGEISQALNSGKHTTTSTTWYWVDEARTTSLIDSPGFQEFGLNHIAPMQLAGLMPDIAAHANDCKFYNCTHLHEPGCGVIANVDAPGKPGPISATRYKIYGELFAELSQSRY; encoded by the coding sequence TTGGCTAAGCCGGGCCGCACTCCCGCCAAGGGGGCCGGCACCTCCGCGCGCATTCTTCACGACGGCCTGGTGATCGCGAGCCACGGCCGCCATTGTCTGGTCGAAACGCCCGCAGGCGAGCGCCTGATCTGCCATCCGCGTGGCAAGAAGAGCCAGGCCGTGGTCGGCGACCGCGTGCGCTGGCAGGCCAGCGAGGACGAAGGCACCATCGAAGAAGTCGTGCCGCGGCGCAACCTCTTCTACCGCCAGGACGAAATCCGCACCAAGTCGTTCGCGGCCAATCTCGACCATGTGCTGATCCTGATCGCGGCGGAGCCGGAGTTCTCGGAGCATCAACTCGCGCGCGCGCTCATTGCCGCCGAGGCCGAACGCATCACGCCGATCATCGCGCTCAACAAGAGCGACCTGGCCGAGCCCTTCGAGCGCGCCTGGAACAAGCTTGCGCCCTACCGCCGCATGCACCATGGCGTGCTGCCGCTCTCGCTCAAGGCGTCGGGCGAGGCCGACTACGCATCGCTCATGAAGCTGCTCGCGGGCAAGAGCACGCTGGTTCTGGGGCCCTCGGGCGCCGGCAAGAGCACGCTCATCAACCTGCTGGTGCCCGGTGCCACCGCATTGACCGGCGAAATTTCGCAGGCGCTGAATTCGGGCAAGCACACCACCACCAGCACCACCTGGTACTGGGTCGACGAGGCGCGCACCACCAGCCTGATCGATTCGCCGGGCTTCCAGGAATTCGGCCTCAATCACATCGCGCCGATGCAGCTCGCGGGCCTGATGCCCGACATTGCCGCGCATGCGAACGACTGCAAGTTCTACAACTGCACCCACCTGCACGAGCCGGGCTGCGGCGTGATCGCGAATGTGGACGCGCCCGGCAAGCCGGGGCCGATCAGCGCCACGCGCTACAAAATCTACGGCGAACTCTTCGCCGAGCTCAGCCAGTCGCGCTACTGA
- a CDS encoding 4a-hydroxytetrahydrobiopterin dehydratase, which translates to MSSMFKPKDWKNIPRKALSATEIVSGLAKLDGWKLDGDGANVAIEKTFSFADYFETIAFVNALAFIAHTQDHHPDLSVHYNRCVVRFNTHDVGGLSSTDFECARQANALVAASPAP; encoded by the coding sequence ATGAGCAGCATGTTCAAGCCCAAAGACTGGAAAAACATCCCCCGCAAGGCACTGAGCGCCACCGAGATCGTCTCCGGCCTCGCCAAGCTCGATGGCTGGAAGCTCGACGGCGACGGTGCCAATGTGGCAATCGAGAAGACCTTCAGCTTCGCCGACTACTTCGAGACCATCGCGTTCGTGAACGCGCTGGCCTTCATTGCCCACACGCAGGACCATCATCCGGACCTGTCGGTGCACTACAACCGCTGCGTGGTGCGCTTCAACACGCACGACGTGGGCGGGCTCTCGAGCACCGACTTCGAATGCGCGCGCCAGGCCAATGCGCTGGTCGCTGCCAGTCCGGCACCGTGA
- a CDS encoding M48 family metallopeptidase, which yields MSYSLIFTTAFAVALVAGLLVKFWLASRQVRHVARHRGAVPAAFEHTISLAAHQKAADYTIAKARFGLVEMAWSTALLLGWTLLGGLDALNRLLLGWLGGGMVQQLALLAAFAVIGGLLELPFTLWQTFRLEERFGFNKMTLRLWLADTLKSTALGAAIGLPIAALILWLMGAAGTTWWLWAWAVWMGFNLLGMLVYPTFIAPLFNKFKPLDDPTLKERVTALMKRCGFAAKGLFVMDGSTRSAHANAYFTGFGASKRVVFYDTLLRQLDAAEVEAVLAHELGHFKHRHIVKRLVAMFALSLAGFALLGWVSTQAWFYTGLGVQPNMAATAPNDALALLLFMLAVPVFGFFVAPLPARLSRKHEFEADAYAVAQTSGADLSAALLKLYQDNASTLTPDPVFVKFYYSHPPASERLARMTAA from the coding sequence ATGTCCTATTCGCTCATCTTCACCACTGCCTTCGCCGTTGCACTGGTCGCGGGCCTGCTCGTGAAGTTCTGGCTCGCCTCGCGGCAGGTGCGCCACGTGGCGCGGCACCGCGGCGCGGTGCCGGCGGCTTTCGAACACACCATCAGCCTTGCCGCCCACCAGAAGGCGGCCGACTACACCATTGCCAAGGCGCGCTTCGGCCTCGTCGAAATGGCCTGGAGCACCGCACTGCTGCTGGGCTGGACGCTGCTGGGCGGACTCGACGCGCTCAACCGGCTACTGCTGGGCTGGCTCGGCGGCGGCATGGTGCAGCAGCTGGCGCTGCTGGCGGCCTTTGCGGTCATCGGCGGCCTGCTCGAACTGCCCTTCACGCTCTGGCAGACCTTCAGGCTCGAGGAGCGCTTCGGCTTCAACAAGATGACCTTGCGCCTCTGGCTGGCCGACACGCTCAAGTCGACGGCGCTCGGCGCCGCGATCGGGCTGCCGATTGCGGCGCTGATCCTGTGGCTCATGGGCGCGGCCGGCACCACCTGGTGGCTCTGGGCCTGGGCCGTGTGGATGGGCTTCAACCTGCTGGGGATGCTGGTGTACCCCACCTTCATTGCGCCGCTGTTCAACAAGTTCAAGCCGCTCGACGATCCCACGCTCAAGGAACGCGTGACGGCGCTCATGAAGCGCTGCGGCTTTGCCGCCAAGGGCCTGTTCGTGATGGACGGCAGCACCCGCAGTGCCCACGCCAATGCCTATTTCACCGGCTTTGGGGCCAGCAAGCGCGTGGTGTTCTACGACACGCTGCTGCGCCAGCTCGACGCGGCCGAAGTCGAGGCCGTGCTGGCGCACGAACTCGGCCACTTCAAGCACCGCCACATCGTGAAGCGCCTCGTTGCGATGTTCGCGCTGAGCCTGGCGGGCTTCGCACTGCTGGGCTGGGTGTCGACCCAGGCCTGGTTCTACACGGGGCTCGGCGTGCAGCCCAACATGGCGGCAACGGCGCCCAACGATGCACTCGCGCTGCTGCTCTTCATGCTCGCGGTGCCGGTGTTCGGCTTCTTCGTCGCGCCGCTGCCCGCACGCCTGTCGCGCAAGCACGAGTTCGAGGCCGATGCCTATGCGGTGGCGCAAACCAGCGGTGCCGACCTGTCGGCCGCCCTGCTCAAGCTCTACCAGGACAACGCGTCGACGCTCACGCCCGACCCGGTGTTCGTCAAGTTCTACTATTCCCACCCCCCGGCCTCCGAGCGCCTCGCGCGCATGACGGCGGCCTGA
- the orn gene encoding oligoribonuclease, with protein sequence MSESLDPTTVATLPVLKKSDQNLVWLDCEMSGLDPEKERLLEIAVVVTGPDLTPRIDGPVLVIHQSDAVLDAMDAWNKGTHGRSGLIDKVKASTLDEAVAEQQLLEFVARYVPRSGSPMCGNTIGQDRRFLVKFMPKLEAYFHYRNLDVSTLKELAKRWKPSAYSAFKKQQAHTALADVHESIEELAHYRETFLKLTD encoded by the coding sequence ATGTCCGAATCCCTTGACCCCACGACCGTCGCAACCCTCCCTGTCCTCAAGAAAAGCGACCAGAACCTGGTCTGGCTCGACTGCGAAATGAGCGGCCTCGACCCCGAGAAAGAGCGCCTGCTCGAGATCGCCGTGGTTGTCACCGGCCCCGACCTCACCCCCCGCATCGACGGCCCCGTGCTGGTCATCCACCAGAGCGACGCGGTGCTCGACGCCATGGACGCCTGGAACAAGGGCACGCACGGCCGCAGCGGCCTGATCGACAAGGTGAAGGCCTCCACGCTGGACGAAGCCGTCGCCGAGCAGCAGCTGCTGGAATTCGTGGCCCGCTATGTTCCCAGGAGCGGCTCGCCCATGTGCGGCAACACCATCGGGCAGGACCGGCGCTTCCTGGTCAAGTTCATGCCCAAGCTGGAGGCGTACTTCCACTACCGCAACCTCGATGTCAGCACCTTGAAGGAGCTGGCCAAGCGCTGGAAGCCCTCCGCCTACAGTGCCTTCAAGAAGCAGCAGGCGCACACCGCGCTGGCCGACGTGCACGAGTCCATCGAGGAGCTCGCGCACTACAGGGAAACCTTTTTGAAATTGACGGATTAG
- a CDS encoding DEAD/DEAH box helicase: MTDAFEAQGEFAPVQSTNNNEFIAAPDTVSEAPILEALDAAAPEAAVAEEARVPNGFIKLGLAPELIAAVADLGFTQPTTVQDKVIPLAMGAEAGQDGKARFVDLMVSSQTGSGKTAAFLLPVLHTLLKRQAEAEAEAKAEFQRLAAEAAARGEAVPKKPKRKDPTNARHFKAATPGALILCPTRELAQQVAHDAIELVRHCRGLRVANVVGGMPYQLQIAKLQNADLVVATPGRLLDLQRSQQLKLDQVKFLVVDEADRMLDLGFADDLAEVNQLTIERQQTMMFSATFAPRIQQLAQRVMREPQRITIDSPQEKHANIKQSLYWADNSQHKRKLLDHWLRDTSINQAIVFASTQVECDGLANDLQQEGFSAVALHGALSQGLRNRRLMALRQGQVQILVATDVAARGIDVPTITHVFNFGLPMKAEDYTHRIGRTGRAGRDGLAITFAEFRDRRKIMDIEQYSRQQFKAEVVAGLEPQQRMPQSRPPMGEYRGGRGDNQSRDRKFGNGGGGGYRGGNSGGYAGASGFNDRNARGPAAPGPRGFQGGNNAGFGGGRDDGGNGGGYGRKPGWGDSAPRGGHGQGHHGGGRGDGGFAPREGFAPRGNGAGHGGPGKVFVPRDAQKRAFKPTR, from the coding sequence ATGACCGACGCTTTTGAAGCGCAGGGCGAGTTCGCGCCTGTGCAATCCACCAACAACAACGAATTCATCGCCGCCCCGGACACCGTGTCCGAAGCGCCGATCCTCGAGGCGCTCGACGCCGCGGCGCCTGAAGCAGCCGTGGCCGAAGAAGCCCGCGTGCCCAATGGCTTCATCAAGCTCGGCCTCGCACCCGAACTGATCGCCGCCGTGGCCGACCTGGGCTTCACCCAGCCCACCACCGTGCAGGACAAGGTGATCCCGCTCGCGATGGGCGCTGAAGCCGGCCAGGACGGCAAGGCCCGCTTCGTCGACCTGATGGTCTCGAGCCAGACCGGCTCGGGCAAGACCGCCGCCTTCCTGCTGCCCGTGCTGCACACGCTGCTCAAGCGCCAGGCCGAGGCGGAAGCCGAAGCCAAGGCCGAATTCCAGCGCCTGGCGGCCGAAGCCGCTGCCCGCGGCGAAGCCGTGCCGAAGAAGCCCAAGCGCAAGGACCCGACCAACGCGCGCCATTTCAAGGCCGCCACACCCGGCGCCCTGATCCTCTGCCCGACGCGCGAACTCGCGCAGCAGGTGGCGCACGATGCCATCGAGCTGGTTCGCCATTGCCGCGGCCTGCGCGTGGCCAACGTGGTGGGCGGCATGCCCTACCAGCTGCAGATCGCCAAGCTGCAGAACGCCGACCTCGTGGTGGCGACGCCCGGCCGCCTGCTCGACCTGCAGCGCTCGCAGCAACTCAAGCTCGACCAGGTCAAGTTCCTGGTGGTCGACGAGGCTGACCGCATGCTCGACCTCGGCTTTGCCGACGACCTGGCCGAAGTCAACCAGCTCACCATCGAGCGCCAGCAGACCATGATGTTCAGCGCCACCTTCGCGCCGCGCATCCAGCAGCTGGCCCAGCGCGTGATGCGCGAGCCGCAGCGCATCACCATCGACAGCCCGCAGGAGAAGCACGCCAATATCAAGCAGTCGCTGTACTGGGCCGACAACAGCCAGCACAAGCGCAAGCTGCTCGACCACTGGCTGCGCGACACCAGCATCAACCAGGCCATCGTGTTCGCGAGCACGCAGGTCGAGTGCGACGGTCTCGCCAATGACCTGCAGCAAGAAGGCTTCAGTGCCGTCGCGCTGCACGGCGCCCTGAGCCAGGGCCTGCGCAACCGCCGCCTGATGGCGCTGCGCCAGGGCCAGGTGCAGATCCTGGTGGCCACCGACGTGGCCGCCCGCGGCATCGACGTGCCCACCATCACCCACGTCTTCAACTTCGGCCTGCCGATGAAGGCCGAGGACTACACCCACCGCATCGGCCGCACCGGCCGTGCAGGCCGCGACGGCCTGGCCATCACCTTTGCCGAGTTCCGCGATCGCCGCAAGATCATGGACATCGAGCAATACAGCCGCCAGCAGTTCAAGGCCGAAGTGGTGGCCGGCCTCGAGCCGCAGCAGCGCATGCCGCAATCGCGTCCGCCGATGGGCGAGTACCGCGGCGGCCGCGGCGACAACCAGTCGCGCGACCGCAAGTTCGGCAATGGCGGCGGCGGTGGTTACCGCGGCGGCAACAGCGGCGGCTACGCCGGTGCCAGCGGCTTCAACGACCGCAACGCACGCGGTCCGGCCGCACCGGGTCCGCGCGGCTTCCAGGGCGGCAACAACGCCGGCTTCGGCGGCGGCCGTGACGATGGCGGCAATGGCGGTGGCTACGGCCGCAAGCCGGGCTGGGGCGACAGCGCCCCGCGCGGCGGCCACGGCCAGGGCCACCACGGTGGTGGCCGCGGCGACGGCGGCTTCGCGCCCCGTGAAGGCTTCGCTCCGCGCGGCAATGGCGCAGGCCATGGCGGCCCGGGCAAGGTGTTCGTGCCGCGCGACGCCCAAAAGCGTGCGTTCAAGCCCACGCGCTGA
- a CDS encoding NAD/NADP octopine/nopaline dehydrogenase family protein — MKIAILGGGHGAYAAAADLSEAGHEVRLWRRDAAALRPVVQAGAITLKDAGGAREVPLALATADIAAALQGAELIVIPTPAIAQHDIALAMAPHLADGQVVFLPPGTFGSYVMARAVKQAGSRADVAWAETGTLPYLARKHGEREVNVTIRAIRLPTGVYPARKEAEAIELIRRAYPAVHGCGNALSGALMNAGPVIHPPLMVMNAAPLQHFERWDIHNEGTQRAVRDVTDRLDQERMAVREAFGQGAPHYPLADHYNNDQWMYGDAHKQLVKSGDWRENIDLHTHRYITEDTELGLAFLASAARHAGVDAPIAHGLLAIVGGFLGRDLRYGPRTFESLGLADLSAAQLAQRLHDGE, encoded by the coding sequence ATGAAAATTGCGATTCTTGGTGGTGGCCACGGCGCCTATGCGGCCGCTGCGGACCTGTCCGAAGCCGGCCATGAGGTGCGCCTGTGGCGCCGCGATGCGGCCGCGCTCCGGCCGGTGGTGCAGGCCGGCGCCATCACGCTGAAGGACGCCGGCGGCGCGCGCGAGGTGCCGCTGGCGCTGGCCACCGCCGACATCGCCGCGGCGCTCCAGGGCGCCGAGCTGATCGTCATTCCCACGCCCGCCATCGCCCAGCACGACATCGCGCTGGCCATGGCGCCGCACCTGGCCGACGGCCAGGTCGTCTTCCTGCCGCCGGGCACCTTCGGCAGCTATGTGATGGCAAGGGCGGTGAAGCAGGCCGGCAGCCGCGCCGACGTGGCCTGGGCCGAAACCGGCACCCTGCCGTACCTCGCGCGCAAGCACGGCGAGCGCGAGGTGAACGTCACGATCCGCGCCATCCGCCTGCCGACCGGCGTCTACCCGGCGCGCAAGGAGGCCGAGGCCATCGAGCTGATCCGCCGCGCCTACCCGGCGGTGCATGGCTGCGGCAATGCGCTCTCGGGCGCGCTCATGAACGCCGGCCCCGTCATCCACCCGCCGCTGATGGTGATGAACGCCGCGCCGCTGCAGCACTTCGAGCGCTGGGACATCCACAACGAAGGCACGCAGCGGGCCGTGCGCGACGTGACCGACCGGCTCGACCAGGAGCGCATGGCCGTGCGCGAAGCCTTCGGGCAGGGCGCGCCGCACTATCCGCTGGCCGACCACTACAACAACGACCAGTGGATGTACGGCGACGCGCACAAGCAGCTCGTCAAGTCGGGCGACTGGCGCGAGAACATCGACCTGCACACGCACCGCTACATCACCGAGGACACCGAGCTCGGCCTCGCCTTCCTGGCCTCGGCCGCGCGCCATGCGGGGGTGGACGCGCCCATCGCGCACGGCCTGCTGGCGATCGTCGGCGGCTTTCTCGGCCGCGACCTGCGCTACGGTCCGCGCACTTTCGAGAGCCTGGGCCTGGCCGACCTGAGCGCGGCGCAGCTCGCGCAGAGGCTGCACGATGGTGAATGA
- a CDS encoding 3-hydroxybutyryl-CoA dehydrogenase, with product MVNERMSLPRFAAVGAGRMGRGIAIAFAYAGHRISLVDLRQRSDAAWQRLQDEAQAEIEASLAGLAQLGVIDATQIQSIAARVDVVSAAEAPQALAAAELVFEGVPETLEAKREAFEQLNRHCRDDAILTSTTSSILVTQLAALVRLPGRFLNMHWLNPAYVIPVVELSCHPGTDAAVLARTKALMEAIGKLPVVCGASPGYIVPRLQALVMNEAARMIEEGAATAEEIDKATRYGLGLRFAALGVVEFIDFGGCDILHHASREMSASIDKGRYTAPAIVDRMVEEGRLGLKSGSGFYDYQGRDIAAYRRDVLSRTLGELKHAGLWRAPASETLP from the coding sequence ATGGTGAATGAGCGCATGTCGTTGCCCCGCTTCGCGGCGGTTGGCGCGGGCCGCATGGGGCGCGGCATCGCGATCGCCTTCGCCTACGCGGGCCACCGCATCTCGCTGGTCGACCTGCGCCAGCGCAGCGATGCAGCCTGGCAGCGGTTGCAGGACGAAGCGCAGGCCGAGATCGAAGCCAGCCTCGCCGGCCTGGCGCAGCTCGGCGTGATCGATGCGACGCAGATCCAGTCCATTGCCGCCCGCGTGGACGTCGTGAGCGCCGCCGAAGCGCCCCAGGCGCTGGCCGCCGCCGAGCTGGTGTTCGAAGGCGTGCCCGAAACCCTGGAGGCCAAGCGAGAGGCCTTCGAGCAGCTCAACCGCCATTGCCGGGACGACGCCATCCTCACCTCCACTACCAGCAGCATCCTCGTGACGCAGCTGGCGGCGCTGGTGCGGCTGCCCGGGCGCTTCCTGAACATGCACTGGCTCAATCCGGCCTATGTGATTCCGGTGGTGGAGCTCAGCTGCCACCCGGGCACCGATGCCGCCGTGCTCGCGCGCACCAAGGCGCTGATGGAAGCCATCGGCAAGCTGCCCGTGGTCTGCGGCGCGTCGCCCGGGTACATCGTGCCGCGCCTGCAGGCGCTGGTGATGAACGAGGCGGCCCGCATGATCGAGGAGGGCGCCGCCACCGCCGAGGAAATCGACAAGGCCACGCGCTACGGCCTCGGCCTGCGCTTTGCCGCGCTCGGTGTGGTCGAGTTCATCGACTTCGGCGGCTGCGACATCCTGCACCACGCGAGCCGCGAGATGTCGGCCTCGATCGACAAGGGCCGCTACACCGCGCCGGCCATCGTTGATCGCATGGTCGAGGAAGGGCGGCTCGGCCTGAAGAGCGGCAGCGGCTTCTACGACTACCAGGGCCGCGACATCGCGGCCTACCGGCGCGACGTGCTGTCGCGCACGCTCGGCGAGTTGAAGCACGCGGGCCTGTGGCGCGCGCCGGCCAGCGAGACGCTGCCGTGA